Part of the Anopheles gambiae chromosome 3, idAnoGambNW_F1_1, whole genome shotgun sequence genome is shown below.
AGAGCACGGTACTACAGCAGCAGTCGGGCGGCGAGCGGGGCAAGCGAAAGGACCCCGAGCCGGACAATAGTGTACCGAACTCTTCGATTTACGTGTTTCTGTccgtgctggtggtgttgctgctggcggCCGGTGTCGACATTGCTAAACATCTTACCGGGACGGGCGGTAGGCGCGAGGATGCTCAGCGTCGTCTGTCGCTGCAGAACTATCAGGCCCTGATAagggaaaagcaaaagcagTTTCGTATGATGAAGCAACACTACTCGCAACCGTCGATGAGCATACAGCGCTCGGTCGATGAGTCAGCGGCCACGTTTGCACGCATGGAGGATACGCCGATGATGCCGCCGCCGTCAGCACCGGTCGGAAGGTCACTGGTGGGGAAATCAATTCCGGCACCGCTGCTGAGACGTCAATCCGTTCCGACGCTGATGCGAAGTCAGCTGGCAGtggcgggtggtggtggtggtggagcggCAAGCACTTTTGCTGCGGTACAGCCAACCTACGGACGGCGCACGTCGATCGATGCGTTCTGGGATGTGGATATGGCGAATTCGGGTCCCATGCCGAGCAATGGATCACCGCAGGAGGTGCGAAGACGTGTCCGGATGCTACATCGCCACTAGTATCACCACCTTTTTCGTGTTGGCTTTAGTGTGTAAGGGTGTTTCCTTGTGTTAACGATCGCACTCGCTGATCGTTACACGCCAAATGTACGAATAATCATAATGAACTATTCGATGTGATCTCTTGATGTAAGATTTTAGAGCTtaaacctctctctctctctcacggtGACTGTGTGAACTTTTTTAAATGAACTTTGAATAACACTACACTGCTGGTACAATCTAAACTTAAGACAATGTGAACACGAGAACGAGAAGGGGAATCTATTTTCAGGCGCGTTTTTAGTGCACCAAAATGTTTGCATATTCATATATTATCTGCAGTTAATCGTACGTGCAACTGAAGAAAAGATTTTAATACCAAATAATACACGCACTTGTATTAAATACAGGACAGAGAAGACAGCATGAAACCAAAAAAGGACTAATAGCTAGCTTTGtggaaaaaaggaatgaaTTTCAATCTATCTACACACTTAAAATGTTACACGGCATGTAACATTCACTGAACTGAtctacaatttaaaaaaaaatatggaaactATACATCGTATCAAACACATGGGAATGATTCCCAGGGGAGCGTTTACAATTTGTATCACTCACGCACATATTCGTGGTCGATTGACCTTCTCCCTTGCAATTTCCCACACaactggcacacacacacatatgtgtGTACGAAGAAAAGGATTATTAAGGATGGGAAATCAACCAGATGGGGCACGAAACACATCGATACCGTTATGGAAGGACGTTCACACATTATTTAATAAGTTCCGTTAACCGGCAATGTCTCAATGACCTAATTTACACCTTCACCTCTAcgaccggcatacccgggaaCCTAATACATGTTGTATGTTATTCTTTTTCAAACTAAAACTTCAATAACATTTGttgaattgaaaatgaaagtaTCAAATTTTGTACAAACGTACGGACATTagtcttacagggtttccgaGCAAATTTCCAATgtcaacaacatttttcatcgatagtgagatgtttttcaacagctgtcaaatattGTATTTGTATCACAATAATTGTTcaattcttccacatgattttcaacacgtctcaagctggattgagtttgacagttcttaattttttgttgaaaatcacGTGTAAGAAttgtaattttatgttgaggcAAATACATCATTTGAAAGCTGTTGAAACACATCTGGGAGGTGGTGAAGAAtgttgtgcacattcgaaagagACTTGGAAATCCATTAAAGTAAGTAGTGAAGAAATGGGATTTTTAAAATCTAGTTTActctttttaaatattgttttaaggTTGCCAACTCGCCTTTTCAATGGAATTTTTCTGCTGTTGaacattgaaaaaatatttttccattaatttttttagaagatttttaattaaatattcttttttagtcaatattataaaaaaatatacatgtTTGGTAATTACAATTTCATAAATATAGAATTATACAAAGAATACTAATTCTGCAAACTTTTCTCTTTTGGTAATATGTTTTATAATTGAAACATGATTAGAAGAGAGCACATTTGAGGGAAAAATAGAACATAATGTATCTTTAAATAATATACAAAGCATTTATATGCTTGATTTTTTGTGATGAAATAagttaaattattcaaatatgtttgacaaacatgtttttatggagaatttctgtttttctattcatattcaattaaaataatcagaatcaTCCATGAAGTACATAATTgctaatttatttaatatggTTCAGCATTGAAGGCTGCTCATGAAAAAATTGGTTGTCATATattacaaaatatttaaaaaaaattaagtaaAACTGTAAAATTCCCATTTCTTCGAAAAAGTAAATAAGACTTACTTTTTTGAAGAAATGGGAATTTTACAGTTtcacttaatttttttttaaatattttgtaatATATGACAACTAATTTTTTCATGAGCAGCCTTCAATGCTGAACCATACTAAAAAATTAGTGCCTTTATCTTTTTaaaccaaatttcaaattttaatattcattATATCAAAAGTTATGAAAGTTTCAAACTTAAAGCAATCACTTCCCATACAACATGTATGGGATAACCGGGTATGCCGGACGTAGAGGTATTGGGCAATCAAAAGAAAATATGTTCAAAAATATTCtggaatttttgaaaaataagttCATCATGTGCCCTtagtaaaatttaaatttccaaAAGATACGTGAAAAAATTAAGTAGCTCccattttttaataaaaagttatatcagttttaaaatgaaaatcattCCCGGGGAATCCGGTCGTAGAGCTAAAGGTTAAGACGCATTGGATTGATGTCACTTTGTCGTGTGTTTTTCGTTAAAACACTTATTTTCTGTTACTGATTGCttgaaaaacacactttttataATGATTTGGGTCGAATTTGGGGAAGCAAACCAACAGAGTGCCGTCCTTGGGGCTGTAAGAGTATGCACAATCAGATTTTTTACTACCttcaagataaaaaaaaccacactaAAGACTATTAAAGTGACTAGCACCAGaactgtaacaacgatacgaCATTAAATCGGCGTTTGGATGGCGGAAAGAATTTTAAAAAGTGTTAATTTTATAAATGGATTAATTTTAACTCAATCAACACGATGTGCAAATGTACTTAAATTACCATTGTAACCAATTACCTTAGTTACAAAACTAAGCTACAGCACATTTTCCGGACGCAGAAAAGGCAGAAAATAGTACGCGATAATTATAGAaaatattgtattgtattgtttgtaGTATTAAATAGTTACTCTATACACACATCTCGAACATATAACAAAGGGAGGGCGTGGGCGGGATCGCAACGTCTCAACAAATGCCACCAACCTTTATCCATTTCCCCTTGCGTACACGCACCATCAGTTGAACtgtgcaaacagcaaaaaaacataacgaaaaaacacaacaattaTTAAATGTGAATAAAACGAACGTGTTGAGTGCggcgcacccacacacacgcttacCTCTATCACTTTCCTCTTTCACTCCTTCATCAATCCGGCACCTTCCACTGCAGCTTCTTGCCCGTGTCGTACAGCGTCGAGAGGGCGCGCGAAAATTCGTCCTTCTCCTGCAGCCGCAGATAGTGCTTGTACAGGTGCAGCGCCGTCCGGGCGTCCTCGATCGAGTCGTGCGTCTCGGACTGTATCTTGATGCCGAGAAACTGCCAGGCCAGAAAGCGCAGCGACACCATCCGATGGTGGGGCAGATGGAACAGGTGCACCGTATCGACCACCTGCTCCGGCGGCACGATAATGTTGATCACGCGAAAGTCGTTCCGCAAACCGTGCCCGACAAAAATGACGCCACTGTCGACGAGAAAGCGCAGCTTCTGGTACGAGTTCTTGAGCGTGGTCAGCCGCTTGTTGCTAAAGTTCGCGTCCAGATCGCCCGGCTTGATGCCGGAAAACTTGGTCAGATAGTCCACGACCTGCTCCTGGGTGGAGATGTAATCGTCCATAAACGGTACGCCCTCGTAGTCGCCCTGCCCCCGTATGCACGTGATGCGGGCGACGCTCATGTGGCTCGGCTTCACGGTCGACATTTTACCGTCCGAGCGGATCTCGCTCTCCTCCGGGTTGAGCGTCACGAATTCCGCATCCATCGCGACGAGATCGCCGGCCTGGAAGCGTTCGGTGCGCCCGAGCGGTTTGAACAGGATTGCTGCATCCGCACCGTTGTCCGGGTGTTTCGCTTCCAGGTCAGCTTTATCGATCGCGTCACTAGGGCTGTCCGCTGTCAAGCGGTGGACGGAtccatcgtccgtgctttcGTCCTCGTACAGATCGGTGCTGAAGGGATTTACGTACTGCGTGAGTTGCTCACTGTGCAGGCCCAGCCCCAGACGGCACTGCTCCTCGGCCAGCACGCTGCTGGTGTAGAACAGTACGCACGGTACCTTCCAGTCGAGCGTAAACCAGACCGCCTCCTGCACCGGTACCGGGGAAATGCTAAAATCGTTGAAAATGTACCAACTGCCTGCGGTGCTGGCAGCGTCCCCCGGTTTGGGTTGCTGGTAGTAGGAGGGCACGTGAATCAGCGACACTAGATTGTGCTGGGAACCGTCGTTGATGTAGCAAACGACCGCGGAAAGGTTGTAGGTTTTTGTAACTTTCTGAGCTGGCGGTGGATCTTCTGGAATGTGAAAAAGCGGGTTAGAGAATAGGAGGAACGATTTATGGCAGCATGGCATACCGTTCGGGGTAgtttcttcctttccttccacaTCCGAGGGCGTGTCGGGCTCTGAAGCAACGTTCGGCATCACCGGTTCGCCGTTTGAGGCAGTTCTTAGTGAACTAATGTCCAAGTTCTGCTGCTCGTCGAGTGACATCTGGAAGCTGAGTGGGAACCACGACTTTTGCATGCCATGggatgcagcagcagacgtTGAGCTGGACGAAGCTGCCGATATCACACAGGGTGATGACTttctaaaaagaaaaaaaaaacatttcaataccattcgaactagtgatggggaaaatgaagtttttgtcggaatcgattccggctaactccgaagttttctggaatcgattccgaatagTAGGTCCGGGGAATcaaattccggaatcggctccggaattggttccggtatcggctccggaattggctccgaaagcagaatcggcttcgaaacggagtcggttttGGCATCACCATAAAAATATGCGTTTGGGTCtaatgatgctacgtattgatagccgcaaagaatcaaaatttacttgtaaattcTCATTCTGGAGCTAATTCAATTTCTGGAGTCGATCCGGATTCCGCTACTtgggcaaattgcgattcccaggtcgtttccgattccgaaatcggctccggattttTTGACTCCGGAATCTCAATAAATTTCAgcatcagaatcggcttcgaaataGATTCccaacacggaatcggaatcggatagATCCggttccgagctcccaccactaattCGAACGATTCCAGCAACCACAGCACCTCATTACCTTGGATGAGCGAAATGACAGTCGACGCGCGAACAGTTCGTCCCATACCGGCACATCTTCGTGCCGGTGCCGGACCCGTTGAACGTCACCGATCCCGTTGCCTGATCCGTGGCCGCTCCCGATCCAGCCGGCGTACCtgtccctccattccctcccgCCGGCAGCTGACTGCTCGGCGAAGAGTGTGCACCAGCCGACCGGGACATTTGGCGCTTCAGGTACTCCAGCTCCTTCTCGTTGTCTAGGCCACAGTTGATCGACAGGATGGCGGGCAGACCGGTAACGCGCGATTTCTGATTCGTCGGCGTAAACTTGTTGCACGTTTCGCACCAGGCCGGTGTCGTTTTTTCCACCCCGAGCGAATGCTTCAAGATGGTGCCGAACGTGCCCTCCACGTTgttagtggtggtggtcgggTAGAGCAAGCTGCACACGAGCAACACATTGTCCTTGACGCGCGTCGTGTTGCATTTATTGCAGCGATGGGtcgtctgctgctgcgtaCCGAACAGTCGCCCGATTTCCGACTCATCCTGCCCGCCGGCGGCACTGTGGGGCTGTGTGGCGGTGGCTGTAGCACCACCGGCCGGTTTCCCTCCGTTGCCGAGGTTAAGGATCTGGAACTTTTGCACACTATCCTGTTCGggcgtgtgctgctgctgtgatggTTGCTGCTCGTAAAAGTGCATCGTTTCGTTCTTTTTGAGCGCCTCGAGCAGCTCGGAGTGGATCTGGTGCAGCACGAACCGGTTCCAGTTCTGTATCAGGCTGATCAGGTTCACGTTCGCACTGTTGGAGGACAGGATGAGGCCAAGTGCGGCCGCTTCCGGCACGGTGCGAAAGGAGCGTAGAAAGTTGCTCGCTTGGCACGGCGAGCTCGAGCTGCCGACGTTGAGCATGTGAAACAGGAAGCCAAGCTCACACGAGAGACAGAACTCCTTCGCGCAGCAGTGGGCCAGAATCGCTTTGCGCAGTGGTATGATGAAGTACAGCACCTGCAGCATCGCGTTACAGTACGCGTTCGGCAGGTTTGCCTCCAGCCCGACAAAGCTCGTCTGGTTATACTGCTCGAAGTCAAAGTCCTGAGTACCCAGCTTGCTGTACTTCACCTCCACCTTGCGGTACCGGCGAGGCACAAGTTTCATGCCCTGCTGCTCCACCCCGGTGCCACCTTTCGCAGCGGATGAGCCGTGGGTGGTCGAGGCGGCAGAGCCGGCCGCCAGCGCACCGTTCGTTCCGTCCAGCAGGTAAGGGATCTGATTGCGCAGTCCGGTGCGCGGGTTCGGTGCGTACCCGATCGGGCCCTGCATCTTCATCGTGGCAATTACGACCGGATCAATCGGCTTGGTGCGCCAGTGCTCGTACGTGTTCATCCACGGTGGCCAATCGCTTAGCCACCGCTCGCCGGTCGTCAGGTGGGGCAGCAGCACGGACGACAGTGGGAAATTGGTGTCCGTCAGTGGTACGAACGGTGTCGCCGGTTCGATTGTGTCCGCAAACTCGGTGTCCCGCGAGTACGGGTTAAATTGCAGTGTCGGGGTGTTGATTTTGGCCGCCGTAATTAGATTGATGTGACCGGACTGGTCGCCGAATGCCATCGCCTGGCTGGTGGCGCTTATGTCGAACGACAAACACTGCGACCCGCTCGTGTTGATCTGGAACATGCACACCCGCGGTTCGCTCAGCTCGACCGTGTCGACGAGCTGCAGCTGTCCGTGCGGCGACACGACCGCCAGCCGGGAGTAGTGCGAGGGCAGAAAACGCAACAACTGCGGTTCCACCAGCACCTGGATCGGGGACACTAGCCGCAGCATGCGCATATCGTACACCATCAGGAAGCGATCGATCGTCAGATTGCCCTGGCGGCCGCTCAACCCGCACGAAATGAGATAGTTCCCCTGCACGTCAAAGTCGGACAGGCTGCCGGAGTGCGTCGGTAGCTCGTGCTCGATCGCCAGTGTGTTCGGATCGAGCAGCGTTATCTTGCCGTACGCATCGCCCGCGCAAAGGTAGCGCGAATGACGGCGCAGGATCGCGCACCCATTGACGCCCGCCACCACGCTGGTCAGCTCGGTGCCCGTGGCCAGATCGAGCTCGATCAGATCGCTCTGATGGCCGCCCATCAGGAGGCGGGCGGGCGCGTGCTCGATCATGCACACCATATCGACCATGCGCTCCGAGCGGAAGGTAAACTTCGGAATGCCGCGCCGTAGCTGGTGCCTCAGGGAGGTGGGCGTAAGCGCCAAGATGCCCGTAtcgatcgtcactatctggcgTACCACTTCGTTGGCGTGCACCTGGAACGAGGTGTACTTCTGCATGGCACTGCCGTAGTAGGACGTCACGTGCCCACCCTGGTTACCCATCCAGATCAGCTCTTCCTGCGTATCGAAGCAGACGGTAGACACGCCGAATCGGTCGCCTCCGTCCGCCAGCATCATACCGTGCTCGATGTACTCCGCCTCGGAGGAACCAATGTTAAACGCACCGTATTCGGCCGCATCCGGATACTCCGGCACGGCACCGGTCGGATCGTTGTCGTACACTTTTTGCCCACagcaagagaaagaaagatggaaagaaagaaagtgtaGAATatgtacgtatgtgtgtgtgagtgtgtactgATAAACCAACACAACCAAGTTGTGATTCTTCGATACCTACTCGTAAGTGTGATGATGTCTTCGGCCCTCGGATTGCTCGGATCACCGCCGGTCATGTAGACGTAGTCCATCTTTCGGAAGttctacaaacacacaaacacacacacacacacgcagtcaCTTCCGCCAGACGCTCACGTACTTTCAGCGTCGTACCTCGTTTTGCGGACCGTGTACGTGTAAAACCCGCGGCATCGAGCAACCCACTTTCGTCGTGTACCGCGCGATGGGCAAACCGGATGATGACAACCAAACACCAGCCAATGCCAACTGTTGCTTTCCCCGCTGCCTTTCCACCTAATGGGGCCGAGGCTAGGGAGGCACAGTTGTGAAATGGCCTCGTTCTGGCGGGGAACAAAGACGTGGGCCGCGGTCGACGATGAcggtgatgacgatgatgaagcGGATTAACGGTACTGTTGCCTTTTCTCTTCGCTTGCACTCGCGCGGCCCCTGTTTCTGTCGCGCTCtggtttgcgttgttttgccgTCGTGCGTTCGTTGTTGCGATTTCTGCACTGCTGGGTTTATGACTGCTTGTCGCCGTCGCCGACGTCGTCACCAGTGCCCGTCGACGCCACTCGTCGAGccgattttgttttgtgtgaaaatgtaaacaacacgaACACGAACACCCAAGCTGGCGTCGCGATTGTTTTGACAGATGCTGGATGCACGACCGTTCGTTGacgatttatttttacaataatAAGAGTTTTGTCGCCGTTTGTTCTACATTTAGAAAAGTATTGATTGACTGCCAGTTCCTTACGAATAATATACATTTGGAAATAGTTTTACCAGTTTTTTAGTCCCATAAGCTCATGTTTATTAGTACGAAGTGCAACAAGTACTAAAATTGAGAATGTTCTAAAAATCGGACGTTGGGCGAAAATGGGGCGAAATGTCaaatacaggggttttcagggGATTTTTACGATTGTTTGCCAGTGATGTGATATTCCCTGATTTTACACCTTTGTTTGATAGTGGTATTgtgatttattgttttcttcgtattttttttattcgtttcacTATTTGCAGGATTTCTGTAGATTTCCACATAGTTCATGGTAAAAAAGTATCGAAAAATCCTTcgaaaacgaccaaaaaatcaaaaaacttcaataCAGGTGTGGTACTCAATAATAACACGTGTGGTTTGCTCGGTTGATAACTATCAAGTGATCTCTTTATTATCTGTTCGTAACGATCGCTGTCGTTAGTATCACACTACCACATCTCCCTTTGTCTTTGATATCGAAGTATCATAGCGTATAAAAGTTCATTTCTCTACATGTTGAattcattatttcaattaCTCCCAAATATCTGCTTGCACGTTTATACTCCCGCTGCTATCTGATCTTCAGACTATCTCAATTGCTATTCCCTGGCTAAATATTTTCTTGTGGTTCTTCCTCATTTGTAAGATTATGccatttaatatattttacaaAGTCTTGAATTCCTAATGACCACCAGTTTTCAGTGTTTGCTACAGTAACCATTGAGCTGTTCTCATttatttccttcttcttctttggcacaacaacaaccgttgtcgggaAAGGCCTGCCCCCATCCCTCAAATGAGCTTGACCTTTGGTAACCTATAAACCCACAGCGGGAAAGCCCGTCCCACTATGAGCAGAGTCCACTcaggattgaacccatgacggacacgTTGCGAAGTCGTGCGAGTGGACGACTGTATCACAAGACCAGTCCCCGTTATCCTTTCCATTTCCTACTTCCCTTCATCCTTaactctccctctccctctccctttcctttcctttattccttttttttttttttggtttaattttgtCCTAATCATCTCAGCCTCTTTTCCTGGCTGTCACTCTGCCGGCTATTTCCTATCTTTCACCTCTCTATGATTGATTTACTAAGGGATATCCTTACGACTGTCGACCATACGGATAAATCCATCGACTTATGTTAGTAGCTcatctgtttttttcctgATACCTATCCTATAAACCTATCTTTTTATAACTGGTTCAGTATTAAAAGAATCGACGTTGCCCTGCGGCCTTTTATATGCATTCCGATTAAAAGAATGtcttttattaaaattctCACTTGTCGATGCAATTGAAGTAGAGCGGCACACCACAGCAAAATGTCCACGTTTTCCACATTTCGCACATGCCTTATCTTGAGCTGGGCAGTATTGATGGTTATGAGAAAAACCACAACATGCACAAGGTGTTGCTACGTAATTGATAGCATCCGATGCTTGGCTATTTCCAGGACAATTGTTATTTCGCTAATTTGATCATTTGCCGAACGAGAAGTTTCAAATGAATTAACTTGCCGTACTAGCTCTGCTAAAGTAAGATCCTGCTCTTGAAGTAACCTGCCTCGTAACTGGTTCGGTACAAACTGTAGCATTTTATCGACTACAGCTATTCCCGCGCTTCCCAGCTCTGTTTTCCCAAAATTACATTTCGATCCATGTGCTTGGACGCGAACCAAAAACTTATCAATTGACTCATCCGGTTCAGGTTTCATATTCCAAAAAAGAAATCTTTCATGTGCCTCATGGCGCTGGGGGGCAAAATATTCGTCCAATTTTCCAATCGCTACAGCATACGGATCGATTCCTTGTTCCTCATTAGCTTCCACATCTGCACCCGGAATACTAAAGAATATTTCCTGTAGCTCAAATGACCCACACGCTAACAACAAATCTTTCTTCTCCGTCCCGTCGCTAACCTTCGATGCACGGAGGCAAATCTCAAATCCCCGCTTCCATGATACCCACAATTTCCTC
Proteins encoded:
- the LOC1268533 gene encoding PAN2-PAN3 deadenylation complex catalytic subunit PAN2 isoform X3 is translated as MDYVYMTGGDPSNPRAEDIITLTMYDNDPTGAVPEYPDAAEYGAFNIGSSEAEYIEHGMMLADGGDRFGVSTVCFDTQEELIWMGNQGGHVTSYYGSAMQKYTSFQVHANEVVRQIVTIDTGILALTPTSLRHQLRRGIPKFTFRSERMVDMVCMIEHAPARLLMGGHQSDLIELDLATGTELTSVVAGVNGCAILRRHSRYLCAGDAYGKITLLDPNTLAIEHELPTHSGSLSDFDVQGNYLISCGLSGRQGNLTIDRFLMVYDMRMLRLVSPIQVLVEPQLLRFLPSHYSRLAVVSPHGQLQLVDTVELSEPRVCMFQINTSGSQCLSFDISATSQAMAFGDQSGHINLITAAKINTPTLQFNPYSRDTEFADTIEPATPFVPLTDTNFPLSSVLLPHLTTGERWLSDWPPWMNTYEHWRTKPIDPVVIATMKMQGPIGYAPNPRTGLRNQIPYLLDGTNGALAAGSAASTTHGSSAAKGGTGVEQQGMKLVPRRYRKVEVKYSKLGTQDFDFEQYNQTSFVGLEANLPNAYCNAMLQVLYFIIPLRKAILAHCCAKEFCLSCELGFLFHMLNVGSSSSPCQASNFLRSFRTVPEAAALGLILSSNSANVNLISLIQNWNRFVLHQIHSELLEALKKNETMHFYEQQPSQQQHTPEQDSVQKFQILNLGNGGKPAGGATATATQPHSAAGGQDESEIGRLFGTQQQTTHRCNKCNTTRVKDNVLLVCSLLYPTTTTNNVEGTFGTILKHSLGVEKTTPAWCETCNKFTPTNQKSRVTGLPAILSINCGLDNEKELEYLKRQMSRSAGAHSSPSSQLPAGGNGGTGTPAGSGAATDQATGSVTFNGSGTGTKMCRYGTNCSRVDCHFAHPRKSSPCVISAASSSSTSAAASHGMQKSWFPLSFQMSLDEQQNLDISSLRTASNGEPVMPNVASEPDTPSDVEGKEETTPNDPPPAQKVTKTYNLSAVVCYINDGSQHNLVSLIHVPSYYQQPKPGDAASTAGSWYIFNDFSISPVPVQEAVWFTLDWKVPCVLFYTSSVLAEEQCRLGLGLHSEQLTQYVNPFSTDLYEDESTDDGSVHRLTADSPSDAIDKADLEAKHPDNGADAAILFKPLGRTERFQAGDLVAMDAEFVTLNPEESEIRSDGKMSTVKPSHMSVARITCIRGQGDYEGVPFMDDYISTQEQVVDYLTKFSGIKPGDLDANFSNKRLTTLKNSYQKLRFLVDSGVIFVGHGLRNDFRVINIIVPPEQVVDTVHLFHLPHHRMVSLRFLAWQFLGIKIQSETHDSIEDARTALHLYKHYLRLQEKDEFSRALSTLYDTGKKLQWKVPD
- the LOC1268533 gene encoding PAN2-PAN3 deadenylation complex catalytic subunit PAN2 isoform X2; its protein translation is MDYVYMTGGDPSNPRAEDIITLTMYDNDPTGAVPEYPDAAEYGAFNIGSSEAEYIEHGMMLADGGDRFGVSTVCFDTQEELIWMGNQGGHVTSYYGSAMQKYTSFQVHANEVVRQIVTIDTGILALTPTSLRHQLRRGIPKFTFRSERMVDMVCMIEHAPARLLMGGHQSDLIELDLATGTELTSVVAGVNGCAILRRHSRYLCAGDAYGKITLLDPNTLAIEHELPTHSGSLSDFDVQGNYLISCGLSGRQGNLTIDRFLMVYDMRMLRLVSPIQVLVEPQLLRFLPSHYSRLAVVSPHGQLQLVDTVELSEPRVCMFQINTSGSQCLSFDISATSQAMAFGDQSGHINLITAAKINTPTLQFNPYSRDTEFADTIEPATPFVPLTDTNFPLSSVLLPHLTTGERWLSDWPPWMNTYEHWRTKPIDPVVIATMKMQGPIGYAPNPRTGLRNQIPYLLDGTNGALAAGSAASTTHGSSAAKGGTGVEQQGMKLVPRRYRKVEVKYSKLGTQDFDFEQYNQTSFVGLEANLPNAYCNAMLQVLYFIIPLRKAILAHCCAKEFCLSCELGFLFHMLNVGSSSSPCQASNFLRSFRTVPEAAALGLILSSNSANVNLISLIQNWNRFVLHQIHSELLEALKKNETMHFYEQQPSQQQHTPEQDSVQKFQILNLGNGGKPAGGATATATQPHSAAGGQDESEIGRLFGTQQQTTHRCNKCNTTRVKDNVLLVCSLLYPTTTTNNVEGTFGTILKHSLGVEKTTPAWCETCNKFTPTNQKSRVTGLPAILSINCGLDNEKELEYLKRQMSRSAGAHSSPSSQLPAGGNGGTGTPAGSGAATDQATGSVTFNGSGTGTKMCRYGTNCSRVDCHFAHPRKSSPCVISAASSSSTSAAASHGMQKSWFPLSFQMSLDEQQNLDISSLRTASNGEPVMPNVASEPDTPSDVEGKEETTPNEDPPPAQKVTKTYNLSAVVCYINDGSQHNLVSLIHVPSYYQQPKPGDAASTAGSWYIFNDFSISPVPVQEAVWFTLDWKVPCVLFYTSSVLAEEQCRLGLGLHSEQLTQYVNPFSTDLYEDESTDDGSVHRLTADSPSDAIDKADLEAKHPDNGADAAILFKPLGRTERFQAGDLVAMDAEFVTLNPEESEIRSDGKMSTVKPSHMSVARITCIRGQGDYEGVPFMDDYISTQEQVVDYLTKFSGIKPGDLDANFSNKRLTTLKNSYQKLRFLVDSGVIFVGHGLRNDFRVINIIVPPEQVVDTVHLFHLPHHRMVSLRFLAWQFLGIKIQSETHDSIEDARTALHLYKHYLRLQEKDEFSRALSTLYDTGKKLQWKVPD
- the LOC1268533 gene encoding PAN2-PAN3 deadenylation complex catalytic subunit PAN2 isoform X1, with translation MDYVYMTGGDPSNPRAEDIITLTMYDNDPTGAVPEYPDAAEYGAFNIGSSEAEYIEHGMMLADGGDRFGVSTVCFDTQEELIWMGNQGGHVTSYYGSAMQKYTSFQVHANEVVRQIVTIDTGILALTPTSLRHQLRRGIPKFTFRSERMVDMVCMIEHAPARLLMGGHQSDLIELDLATGTELTSVVAGVNGCAILRRHSRYLCAGDAYGKITLLDPNTLAIEHELPTHSGSLSDFDVQGNYLISCGLSGRQGNLTIDRFLMVYDMRMLRLVSPIQVLVEPQLLRFLPSHYSRLAVVSPHGQLQLVDTVELSEPRVCMFQINTSGSQCLSFDISATSQAMAFGDQSGHINLITAAKINTPTLQFNPYSRDTEFADTIEPATPFVPLTDTNFPLSSVLLPHLTTGERWLSDWPPWMNTYEHWRTKPIDPVVIATMKMQGPIGYAPNPRTGLRNQIPYLLDGTNGALAAGSAASTTHGSSAAKGGTGVEQQGMKLVPRRYRKVEVKYSKLGTQDFDFEQYNQTSFVGLEANLPNAYCNAMLQVLYFIIPLRKAILAHCCAKEFCLSCELGFLFHMLNVGSSSSPCQASNFLRSFRTVPEAAALGLILSSNSANVNLISLIQNWNRFVLHQIHSELLEALKKNETMHFYEQQPSQQQHTPEQDSVQKFQILNLGNGGKPAGGATATATQPHSAAGGQDESEIGRLFGTQQQTTHRCNKCNTTRVKDNVLLVCSLLYPTTTTNNVEGTFGTILKHSLGVEKTTPAWCETCNKFTPTNQKSRVTGLPAILSINCGLDNEKELEYLKRQMSRSAGAHSSPSSQLPAGGNGGTGTPAGSGAATDQATGSVTFNGSGTGTKMCRYGTNCSRVDCHFAHPRKSSPCVISAASSSSTSAAASHGMQKSWFPLSFQMSLDEQQNLDISSLRTASNGEPVMPNVASEPDTPSDVEGKEETTPNGMPCCHKSFLLFSNPLFHIPEDPPPAQKVTKTYNLSAVVCYINDGSQHNLVSLIHVPSYYQQPKPGDAASTAGSWYIFNDFSISPVPVQEAVWFTLDWKVPCVLFYTSSVLAEEQCRLGLGLHSEQLTQYVNPFSTDLYEDESTDDGSVHRLTADSPSDAIDKADLEAKHPDNGADAAILFKPLGRTERFQAGDLVAMDAEFVTLNPEESEIRSDGKMSTVKPSHMSVARITCIRGQGDYEGVPFMDDYISTQEQVVDYLTKFSGIKPGDLDANFSNKRLTTLKNSYQKLRFLVDSGVIFVGHGLRNDFRVINIIVPPEQVVDTVHLFHLPHHRMVSLRFLAWQFLGIKIQSETHDSIEDARTALHLYKHYLRLQEKDEFSRALSTLYDTGKKLQWKVPD